A window of Macrotis lagotis isolate mMagLag1 chromosome X, bilby.v1.9.chrom.fasta, whole genome shotgun sequence contains these coding sequences:
- the MADCAM1 gene encoding mucosal addressin cell adhesion molecule 1, producing the protein MNEAALPLFLTHRSRLYLLLFFLFQGQNSWGAFGKGENPLQVEPKWPVVQIGDSIELRCSLICPQKEATVQWRGLDTSLGHVHSVPGLSILTIPEATVPMAGSKLCTSTCQGKTYQNTVKLQVYAFPDKLQASLKIQDPGQDAILNCSVQEVYPTESLTFTWYLGDEKLEGLNLKEEEEKEHEAETREELGLFWVSKSWVLPAELVAQGAELRCLVEMKLEQQIFNHSRAVTVISRMTSPEPSTTMPTKTTVGLVLPSSEASTIKGYISSLPNITVSSPTLGSGSSPPSSSTSRSFYCFPHIFLSQETGVHGGPLKLICQAICEPEATLTWIQTPNVTWIQVPGRLQDYQRQEAGVQATLILLHPGPLTWGLYQCQVKPGDQKASYYLEDVRTAPDYSAVLWTGGCTLGLILMVFVSYRLRRWFRAEDFAVPKAMPSHETGLP; encoded by the exons ATGAATGAAGCagccctccctcttttcctcacCCATCGAAGCCGCCTctacctcctcctcttcttcctcttccaagGCCAGAATAGTTGGG GGGCATTTGGGAAAGGAGAGAACCCTTTACAAGTGGAGCCGAAGTGGCCAGTTGTCCAAATTGGGGATTCCATTGAGCTCAGGTGCTCTCTGATCTGCCCTCAGAAGGAAGCCACAGTGCAATGGAGGGGGCTGGACACCAGCCTAGGTCATGTCCACTCCGTGCCAGGCCTCAGCATTCTGACTATCCCTGAGGCCACAGTCCCTATGGCCGGGAGCAAGCTATGTACCAGTACCTGCCAAGGCAAAACCTACCAGAACACTGTCAAGTTGCAGGTCTATG CCTTTCCTGACAAGCTTCAAGCATCCCTAAAAATCCAGGATCCTGGGCAAGATGCCATCCTGAACTGCTCAGTCCAAGAAGTCTATCCTACTGAGAGCCTGACATTCACCTGGTACCTGGGAGATGAGAAGTTAGAGGGACTGAActtgaaagaggaagaggagaaggaacaTGAAGCAGAAACCAGGGAGGAGTTGGGCCTGTTCTGGGTCTCTAAGAGTTGGGTCCTGCCAGCAGAGCTGGTGGCACAGGGAGCTGAGCTCCGCTGCCTGGTAGAGATGAAGCTGGAGCAACAGATTTTCAACCATAGCCGGGCTGTAACTG TCATTTCCAGGATGACATCTCCAGAACCAAGCACCACAATGCCAACAAAGACCACTGTGGGACTGGTACTGCCCTCCTCCGAAGCCTCAACTATAAAGGGTTACATTTCCAGCCTCCCCAACATCACAGTTTCCTCCCCAACTTTGGGCTCTGGGTCTTCACCACCCTCCTCCTCAACATCCAGATCTTTCTATTGTTTCCCCCATATATTCCTGTCCCAGGAGACAGGGGTTCATGGGGGGCCCCTCAAGCTGATATGTCAGGCAATCTGTGAACCTGAAGCAACTTtgacctggattcaaactccaaatGTGACCTGGATTCAGGTTCCAGGCAGGCTGCAGGACTACCAGAGACAGGAGGCTGGGGTCCAAGCCACCCTGATCCTGCTGCACCCAGGGCCCTTGACCTGGGGGCTGTATCAGTGCCAAGTCAAACCCGGGGACCAGAAGGCTAGTTACTACCTGGAAGATGTCC GGACTGCTCCGGACTACTCAGCAGTTCTATGGACAGGTGGCTGCACACTAGGATTGATCCTGATGGTCTTTGTATCTTACCGGCTGCGGAGATGGTTTAGGGCTGAGGATTTTGCTGTCCCCAAAGCCATGCCCAGCCATGAAACCGGACTGCCATAG